Proteins co-encoded in one Methylomonas albis genomic window:
- a CDS encoding DUF4912 domain-containing protein — MALSSSQSQVRAPLSAEEMRAISLEISRGFAPRRFRAGAARLTSTGFSPQELLSISQQISREFAPRAETAIELKRAKLVALPVDPEHLHVYWQLDEAPQVAVPIVEPVEEVQPLTLRVYSQSDPTEAATAPAEAIRTWFDVPVAAERSQQQIALPGDCVYMAGIYQVAIGRLNQQQEFNALAYSNTTAAAPQISPITERLSPAMAQFIILPSQASSALAVTASGQKS, encoded by the coding sequence ATGGCCTTATCCTCCTCACAGTCTCAAGTCCGCGCGCCGCTCTCTGCGGAGGAAATGCGGGCTATTAGTCTGGAGATTAGCCGGGGCTTTGCCCCGCGGCGGTTTAGAGCAGGCGCGGCGAGGTTGACGAGTACCGGCTTTTCGCCGCAAGAGCTGTTAAGCATTAGTCAGCAAATCAGTCGGGAGTTCGCCCCGCGTGCGGAAACGGCTATCGAGCTTAAGCGTGCCAAGCTGGTTGCCTTGCCAGTCGACCCTGAACATTTGCATGTGTATTGGCAGCTTGACGAAGCGCCGCAGGTAGCTGTGCCGATTGTCGAACCGGTAGAGGAGGTTCAGCCGTTGACCTTGCGTGTTTACAGTCAGTCTGACCCGACCGAAGCGGCAACAGCGCCAGCCGAGGCCATCCGCACTTGGTTCGATGTGCCGGTCGCTGCCGAACGCAGCCAGCAGCAGATCGCCTTGCCCGGCGACTGTGTCTATATGGCCGGCATTTACCAAGTGGCAATTGGCCGGCTAAACCAACAACAGGAATTCAACGCCTTGGCTTATTCGAATACTACCGCTGCCGCGCCGCAAATTTCGCCGATTACGGAAAGACTGTCGCCGGCGATGGCGCAGTTTATAATACTGCCGTCTCAAGCGTCTTCGGCGCTTGCCGTAACCGCGTCCGGCCAAAAAAGCTAA
- the glgX gene encoding glycogen debranching protein GlgX yields MHKPYSLKSGSPYPHGAKVSEGGVNFSISSRHATDVELLLFSESDNIKPLQVIPLQKDKNHTFFSWHVFVEELPVGTWYAWRIDGPANTSESGLRFDREKLLLDPWARAISDKLWNRAAACKPGDNSHHAMRAVVVDDRYDWEGDTPLAIRSEKAIIYELHVGGFTRHASAKVKHPGTFIGLIEKIPYLKKLGITHVELLPIMAFDEQDVPPHTSDLGLKNYWGYSTHSFFSPHPGYCVTPEQGTHIREFRDLVKALHKAGIGVIMDVVFNHTSEAGADGPVINFKGITGNSFYLTDKQDKRVFHDYTGCGNTVNANHPLVTNFIISCLEYWVREMHVDGFRFDLASALARSEDGSVLQDPPLVWGIELSEQLAKTKLIAEAWDASGLYQVGNFPGYRWGEWNGRYRDVIRRFLRGDTGIISEVATRICGSSDLYQHQHRLPISGINFVTCHDGFTLKDLFSYNEKHNTANGESNRDGCSNNLSSNCGAEGPTPNPAISRLRRQQVKNAFTILLLSHGVPMLLAGDEILHTQQGNNNCYCQDNELSWLNWDKAKENADVLHFVQQMIRLRKRHPALMRRNFLTGRKMEGKDMADISWHGLEVDQPPHWDDPSTRTLAFTLAALGKDETDLHVVLNMSDSKHDMQLPHIEGKSWCLAVDTAQKSPDDIVEPAEQKALSRHWYTVEPHSIVVFESTAQSGVYGGDSVSKRSANFFSKLTGIKLLDQPPPS; encoded by the coding sequence ATGCACAAACCATACAGTTTAAAGTCAGGGAGTCCCTATCCGCACGGCGCCAAGGTTAGCGAGGGCGGCGTCAACTTTTCCATCTCCAGCCGTCATGCCACAGACGTGGAATTGCTGCTGTTTTCCGAATCAGACAACATAAAACCCTTACAAGTCATACCCTTACAAAAGGACAAAAACCATACGTTTTTTTCCTGGCATGTGTTTGTGGAAGAGTTGCCAGTCGGCACTTGGTACGCTTGGCGCATCGACGGCCCCGCCAATACCAGCGAGTCGGGCTTACGCTTTGATCGCGAAAAATTATTACTGGACCCTTGGGCGCGCGCCATCAGCGATAAGCTATGGAACCGCGCCGCCGCCTGTAAACCCGGCGATAACAGCCACCACGCCATGCGCGCGGTGGTGGTCGACGACCGTTACGACTGGGAGGGCGACACGCCGCTGGCAATCCGCAGCGAAAAAGCCATTATTTACGAATTGCACGTCGGCGGCTTTACCCGCCATGCCTCCGCCAAGGTTAAACACCCCGGCACCTTTATCGGCCTGATCGAAAAAATCCCTTATCTGAAAAAACTCGGCATCACGCATGTAGAACTGCTGCCCATCATGGCGTTCGACGAGCAAGACGTGCCGCCGCACACCTCCGACCTGGGTTTGAAAAACTACTGGGGCTATAGCACGCACAGCTTCTTTAGCCCACATCCCGGCTATTGCGTCACACCGGAGCAAGGTACGCATATCCGCGAATTCCGCGATCTGGTCAAAGCGCTGCACAAGGCCGGCATCGGCGTGATCATGGATGTGGTGTTCAATCACACCTCGGAAGCCGGCGCCGACGGCCCGGTAATCAACTTTAAAGGCATTACCGGCAACAGTTTTTATTTGACCGACAAACAGGATAAACGGGTATTTCACGATTACACCGGTTGCGGCAACACCGTGAACGCCAATCACCCCTTAGTCACCAATTTCATCATCAGCTGTCTGGAATACTGGGTGCGGGAAATGCACGTTGACGGCTTCAGATTCGATCTGGCCAGCGCCTTGGCGCGCAGTGAAGACGGCAGCGTACTGCAGGATCCGCCCTTGGTCTGGGGCATAGAACTATCCGAACAGTTGGCGAAAACCAAACTGATCGCGGAAGCCTGGGATGCATCCGGCCTATATCAAGTCGGCAACTTTCCGGGCTATCGCTGGGGCGAATGGAATGGCCGCTACCGCGACGTAATTCGCCGCTTCCTGCGTGGCGACACCGGCATTATCAGCGAGGTGGCCACCCGTATTTGCGGCAGTAGCGATCTCTATCAACACCAGCATCGCTTACCGATCAGCGGCATTAACTTTGTCACCTGCCACGACGGTTTTACGCTGAAAGACCTGTTCAGCTACAACGAGAAACACAACACTGCCAACGGCGAGAGCAATCGCGACGGCTGCAGTAACAATCTCAGCAGCAACTGCGGTGCGGAAGGCCCAACCCCCAACCCGGCCATTTCCCGACTGCGGCGGCAACAGGTGAAAAACGCCTTTACTATTTTGCTGCTTAGCCACGGCGTACCCATGCTATTGGCCGGCGACGAGATTCTGCACACCCAGCAAGGCAATAACAACTGCTACTGCCAGGATAACGAATTAAGCTGGCTAAACTGGGATAAAGCCAAGGAAAACGCCGATGTGCTGCACTTTGTGCAACAGATGATCCGCTTACGCAAACGCCATCCAGCCCTGATGCGCCGCAACTTCCTCACCGGCAGAAAGATGGAAGGCAAAGACATGGCCGACATCAGCTGGCACGGCTTGGAGGTGGATCAACCGCCGCATTGGGACGACCCGTCCACCCGCACGCTGGCGTTTACTCTGGCGGCATTAGGCAAAGACGAAACAGACCTACACGTAGTACTCAACATGTCAGACAGCAAACACGATATGCAGCTGCCGCATATCGAAGGCAAGAGCTGGTGTCTGGCCGTGGATACCGCGCAAAAATCGCCCGATGATATTGTCGAGCCCGCAGAACAAAAAGCGCTGAGCAGACATTGGTATACCGTGGAACCACACTCGATTGTGGTATTCGAAAGCACCGCCCAATCCGGCGTCTACGGCGGAGATAGCGTGTCGAAGCGGTCCGCGAATTTTTTCAGCAAACTGACCGGCATCAAGTTACTCGACCAGCCTCCGCCAAGTTAA
- a CDS encoding VWA domain-containing protein, translated as MFKSFIFTVFCVLLVTVDSARCEPVPAAAGADQIQVLIDVSGSMKQNDPDNLRIEASRLLVNLLPDGAKAAFWLFAEKTAPLSATDSVSAAWKQQASKAIGNIHSRGLYTHIEDAIQTVLDQGFTAGGKKHLILLTDGFVDISKDIMQSADSRERILSEWIPKLQQQNINVQTIALSEQADKELLEKLAFETGGWAETAQSAEQLQRVFLKMAQKAAPKETLPLTDNKFQVDSGIHEFSVLVFKKPHAAPTQLVAPDGKSISKQSMVANVSWLESQSYDLITVKQPLIGEWRLVAEVDPDNQVMIVTDLKLQLSEIPNFLGENETLPIKAHFTDKDTLITRADFLGMLTLEVIQDQQAPAKMQALAAEPGFYQHQVEHFSLGKHLLKIVADGKTFKREIIHEIEVVATPITVEKHVDAAQRQVSLKLLPDTKLIDPAGLVVNAVISQTGHEPETRPLTNKDGVWLLDLAGLPPQTTTHVNFNVMAKDHDGKPLTPAVTPLSIDDSWFKPAEQPAAVEPSGSKSEHQEDPNQEASADSHGEADSETHPAPAEHKTNWLLVGGILLAINVFFGVGGFFIHRYLKKSQAEKQQQLLERLS; from the coding sequence ATGTTCAAGTCGTTCATTTTTACGGTGTTCTGCGTGTTGCTAGTAACGGTTGATTCCGCGCGCTGCGAACCCGTGCCTGCCGCTGCCGGCGCCGACCAAATTCAGGTGTTGATAGACGTATCCGGCAGCATGAAACAGAACGATCCGGACAATCTGCGCATCGAGGCCAGTCGCTTGCTGGTCAATTTGTTGCCGGACGGTGCCAAGGCGGCATTCTGGTTGTTCGCGGAAAAAACCGCGCCGCTGTCGGCAACTGATTCGGTTAGTGCGGCCTGGAAACAGCAAGCCAGCAAAGCTATTGGGAATATTCATTCTCGCGGTTTGTATACCCACATTGAGGACGCGATCCAGACTGTTCTCGACCAAGGCTTTACGGCTGGTGGTAAGAAACACCTGATTTTATTGACCGACGGTTTTGTCGACATTTCCAAAGACATCATGCAAAGCGCGGATTCCCGCGAGCGCATCCTCAGCGAGTGGATACCCAAACTTCAACAGCAAAATATCAACGTGCAAACCATCGCGCTCTCTGAGCAAGCTGATAAGGAATTGCTGGAAAAACTGGCCTTCGAGACCGGCGGCTGGGCAGAAACCGCGCAATCGGCCGAACAATTACAGCGGGTGTTTTTGAAAATGGCCCAAAAAGCCGCGCCGAAAGAGACTTTGCCGCTGACAGATAATAAATTCCAGGTCGATAGCGGCATACACGAGTTTTCGGTGTTGGTGTTCAAAAAACCGCATGCCGCGCCCACCCAATTGGTGGCGCCGGACGGCAAAAGCATCAGTAAACAAAGCATGGTTGCCAATGTGTCTTGGCTGGAAAGTCAGTCGTACGACCTGATCACCGTCAAGCAACCGTTGATCGGCGAATGGCGTCTGGTGGCGGAAGTCGATCCGGACAACCAAGTCATGATCGTCACTGACTTGAAACTGCAACTTAGCGAGATACCTAATTTTTTGGGCGAGAACGAAACCTTGCCGATAAAAGCGCATTTTACCGACAAGGATACGCTGATAACCCGCGCCGATTTCCTGGGCATGCTGACCTTGGAAGTGATACAGGATCAGCAAGCACCGGCAAAAATGCAGGCCTTGGCTGCTGAGCCCGGTTTTTACCAGCATCAGGTCGAGCATTTCAGTTTGGGCAAGCATTTGCTGAAAATTGTTGCGGACGGCAAGACCTTCAAACGGGAAATTATTCATGAGATCGAAGTCGTTGCCACGCCGATTACCGTCGAGAAGCACGTCGATGCCGCTCAGCGCCAGGTTAGCTTAAAGCTGTTGCCGGACACCAAACTGATCGATCCCGCCGGCTTGGTGGTGAATGCAGTGATTAGCCAAACCGGACACGAGCCGGAAACCCGCCCACTGACAAATAAAGATGGGGTCTGGTTGCTGGATTTGGCTGGTTTGCCGCCGCAGACCACCACGCATGTCAATTTCAATGTCATGGCCAAAGACCATGACGGCAAGCCGTTGACGCCTGCGGTCACACCACTGAGTATCGACGACAGCTGGTTTAAACCGGCCGAGCAGCCGGCGGCGGTCGAACCATCTGGCAGCAAGTCCGAGCATCAAGAAGACCCAAATCAGGAAGCCTCCGCCGATTCGCACGGCGAGGCTGATAGCGAAACGCATCCAGCGCCCGCCGAGCATAAAACCAACTGGTTGTTGGTTGGCGGCATCCTGCTGGCAATCAACGTGTTCTTTGGTGTCGGCGGATTTTTTATTCACCGTTATCTGAAAAAAAGCCAAGCAGAAAAACAGCAACAGTTATTGGAGAGATTGTCATGA
- a CDS encoding phosphoglycerate kinase, producing MSIKRMVDLDLAGKRVLIRQDLNVPVKDGKVTSDLRIQASVPTVEAALAGGAAVILMSHLGRPTEGEYDEESSLKPVAERFSKLLGQPVRLVKDWLEGVEVKRGEVVLCENVRFNKGEKKNSAELGQKMAALCDIFVMDAFGTAHRAEASTHAVAEHAAVACAGPLLAAELDALGKALETPARPLVAIVGGSKVSTKLTVLESLSSKVDQLIVGGGIANTFIAAAGYPVGKSLYEADLIPEAKRLIASAKERGADIPVPVDVVCAKEFSESAAATVKNVADVEADDLILDIGPETSKQYAEILKTAGTIVWNGPVGVFEIDQFGEGTKSLSLAIAESPAFSIAGGGDTLAAIDKYGIADKVSYTSTGGGAFLEFLEGKELPAVAILQTRA from the coding sequence ATGTCTATCAAACGAATGGTCGATCTGGATTTGGCCGGCAAGCGCGTATTAATTCGCCAAGATTTGAATGTGCCTGTGAAAGACGGCAAAGTCACCAGCGACTTGCGTATCCAAGCCAGCGTCCCTACCGTGGAAGCCGCATTGGCCGGCGGCGCAGCAGTGATTTTAATGTCACATTTGGGCCGTCCTACCGAGGGCGAATATGACGAAGAGTCAAGTTTGAAGCCCGTCGCCGAGCGGTTTTCAAAATTGCTGGGTCAACCCGTACGTTTGGTGAAAGACTGGCTGGAAGGCGTGGAAGTCAAACGCGGCGAAGTAGTGCTGTGCGAGAACGTGCGCTTCAATAAAGGCGAAAAGAAAAACAGCGCCGAACTGGGCCAAAAAATGGCCGCGCTATGCGACATTTTTGTCATGGACGCCTTTGGTACCGCGCACCGCGCCGAAGCTTCGACCCATGCAGTAGCCGAACACGCCGCCGTCGCTTGCGCCGGCCCGCTATTGGCCGCTGAATTAGATGCATTGGGCAAAGCCCTGGAAACCCCAGCCCGGCCATTAGTTGCCATTGTCGGCGGCTCCAAAGTATCCACCAAACTGACCGTGCTGGAATCCTTGTCGTCTAAAGTCGATCAATTGATCGTGGGCGGCGGGATTGCCAACACTTTTATTGCCGCAGCCGGTTACCCGGTCGGAAAATCCTTGTATGAAGCGGATTTAATCCCGGAAGCCAAACGTTTGATCGCCTCGGCAAAAGAACGCGGCGCCGATATACCGGTACCGGTTGATGTGGTCTGCGCGAAAGAATTTTCCGAAAGCGCTGCGGCCACCGTGAAAAACGTCGCCGACGTCGAAGCCGACGACCTGATCCTGGACATTGGACCGGAAACCAGCAAGCAATACGCCGAAATCCTGAAAACCGCCGGCACCATCGTCTGGAACGGCCCGGTCGGCGTATTCGAAATCGACCAATTCGGCGAAGGCACCAAATCGCTATCCTTGGCGATTGCCGAAAGCCCTGCCTTCTCCATCGCCGGCGGCGGCGACACATTGGCGGCGATAGACAAATACGGCATCGCCGACAAAGTCTCTTACACCTCTACCGGTGGCGGCGCGTTCCTGGAGTTCCTGGAAGGTAAGGAATTGCCTGCGGTAGCGATTCTGCAAACTCGCGCCTAA